DNA sequence from the Juglans microcarpa x Juglans regia isolate MS1-56 chromosome 5S, Jm3101_v1.0, whole genome shotgun sequence genome:
CAATGATCAAGCAGTAAAGGTATGGTTTTCATGTGTAGCGTGTAGATCAGGGTGGAGGCTGTGTTGTGTGTGTTAGCTACTGGCTAACTCCATCCGCTACCTTGCCTCTAGCGATAAAGAGATTGCATAAAAACAATCTTACAAACCGACGTgatttatcagattataaagttatttttattataaatctaACCGAATTAGATGAAGCTAAATCAGTTTGTAGAATTGCTTTTGTACAATTCTTTTGTGGATGTATCAATACTCTTAGATATATCTTCAAATATTGCCATTTAGAATATATGTATGTTTCTCATTAATGCATGACTTTTGCAAAATGATATATGTTAAGCTTGAGAAGTAGATTAGCGATTATTCAGAATTGGCTACGACTGAAGTCGATGATAGGTAACACCATTTGTCAGGACACTCGTATGATTGATTACCTtagtcttaaaaaaaattaaaattaataaacttaataaatttGTGGAGGCGAGGTTTTAATCGCATTAATTCGATATAACCCGCATTGTTTAATTTTACGTCGCAAATTTAGTCCGTTATTCGAACtttatccaaaaaatatatgataaaagATTTCATTCCACAATAGTTAAGGGCTCCATGCAATTTTGATCAGTGATCAAGATAGATAAAGATTATGTCGTTTCGACAAATGTAGGTTCTGATGTGAACGTGTCATAATATTTTCCGCCTTCAGTCGGCAGTATGAAATATGAGAGAACATGGCTTAATTCACTAGGAGAACGTACATGGCTTAATTAACGCATAAAGAACAATATCATTTCCACAGCAAGGTTCTAAGAAACTCCATCTTGAGTCCAGTGCACGGGGAAAGATCTTACTTACCTCAAATCCGGCAACTACATTGGTCCCAGACGGGCGCCAAACCATCACAAAACTAAGATACCTCCAACAACTTTAAGACAGATCCTCGTCATGCAGATAATGCAATCCACTCTGTAATCTGCTCGGGATAATCTATAGGACTTGAGCAATGTATCAATGGTTTTcatattaaattgaaatgattcaACTTAACAATATTCATGAACAAGTTAGCTGTGACCATGCTATTATGTTTGAAAGAGAGTTTCCTCGGAATCATTGAATGTACTTCGTTCAAGCTATTGCTTCGCCCAAACTTCTTGGACACATCAAAACCAAATGCTTTCCACCCCACGAGCGGCCATTCATAAAACCAATATGCAAaccaaataaaggaaaaaaaaaaaaaacaaaaaaacaggAGGAAGCAATCATGCCTATTTAGAATGCCAGCAGCTATCAAACAAAACTGATGGAAGATGATGGCAACGAAGGTTCCTTTAAGAAACATTCGCCACCGGCCTACCTAGATGAACTACTACTCGCTCCCTCGGAAGGTTTACCATTACCTGGAGAATCTTTGACTGGTTTAGATTCTGAATTGATGACAATATTCCCCATTCCAGCCTCCATTGCTTCCCTCTCATCCTTCTCCCTCTTTTTTTCAGAAATGACACTGTCCACCGCTTGGTTTTGATTAGAGGGCATAGATGGCTCCAAAAGACGAGGTCCTGCATCAATCCATGGATGAAGAAGGCATTGACCTGCAGTGGGCCGCTTCTCAGGGACAAAGTCGAGGATTGGAACCAGGAAACTAGTCATGTCATTTGCATCTTGCTCACTGAAATCGTACTTCTCGATGAGAACTTTGTTCAAGGGCCAGAAACGCAACCTGCGAATGTGTCTCAGATCGCCATATCTATTAAAGAAATCCCGCGAATAGCGGCCACCTAAGGCAATCTGAGAAAATTAAGGGCACTTTGGAAGTTAGGCTTAAGTGTCTCACTAAGAGAACTACTTAaaaatgagagaattttctcACCTTTCGCGGCATCATTCCAAGAAGCTCCATCATTAAAGCCAAGTGATCCTGAAATAAATTTTTCAGTTTGTTGAGAAAAGAGTACATACAGTGGAATATGCTGGAAGCTAAAAGAGAAGTATTTTGGATGACTTGTGGGAACACTTAACcagtaaaaatattaaaaaaactttcttCCTTCGCTTAAAACCTACATATTCATCCACAACATTCATGAAACAGAGATCAAAGGCAAAATGAAACagtttatatatagagagaacAGATGGAACACCACAAAAGATTTGCTATGGACAATCTTCCTATAAGGAAACTCAAACCTCGTTATGAGAAAACATGCCAAATAAAACATCATTGTAGGCAGTCAAACACCCAGATCCTCATGGGAAATCAGATATATCGAATCAACATAAGAATCAAATATCAAGATACAttttcacccccccccccccccccccctccctctttCTCCAAGTTCCAAGTAGAGACGAACCAAATGGAAGGCTTGGAGGGAAGGAAGATCTACCCGCAACgaaacaaagaataaaatagTATACTAACGTTAGAACTGTGACTATAATGAACTCCGGAAAAACATATGAATTCTAGTGCATAATTGAAAATCTTAGCTGAACTTTCCTTTTTCCTAAGAAGATAATCATTTCAATGTTCTTTTGTAGAGGAACATATGTATTAAGTTTCATCTCTTGCTCTACTCATTACCAGAGTGGAGCACAAATGTAATGCAAGAATCTTATCCGCACAAAGCGACCATTAGAGTAGCATGAAATTATTTCCCACTCATTGCATTATTAAATGCATATTACCATTTGAAACAATGGCATGCAATTGTTTGCGGAAATGAAATTAcctacatataaatttatatataaatttataatagatggcacgaaaaggggaaaaaaaataagttagcTAAATAACGTCTGTACCTCATCCCTATCAAAGTTGTCGCCACTATGAGGATCAAAGAGCACATCACCAGTTGCAAGCTCGAAACAAATGCAAGCAAAGGACCATAGATCGGCTGAAGTAGAATATTTGGATCCAAGGATCACCTCTGGACACCTATACTGTCTTGTCTGAATATCATTCGTGAACTGCTTGTACGTCCAACATGCATTCCCAAAATCGACCAACTTGCACTTGAGGTCAACTGATGCCAACAGCTTCTGCCTATTGAAGCGGTCCCCTTTCTTACCACAGTGCTTTTCTTGCCCGGTACCCTTTGTTACGTCAGCATCTGACAATCTATTAACAGAACTAGTAGGTTGGTCTTCTCCACAACCCACATTCAACTTCGAATTAGGAGAAGACTCCACAGCACCGGATGATTCTGGATCTGCCTCAGTTTCCGCAGAGACTTCCTTCTCCGCACACTCCTGAACTGCTCTCTTTGTCTTTCTTCGGATCTTTTTCTTCTGGTTCCTGGTCAAATCCCCGTTTACGGTCTCGTTATCCTTTATAGCCCCATACTCTACTGCAGCCATATCCTTGCTATTTGGAAGAACGAGAGGAGCACCTGACTTTCTGGGATCCTTAGCAGGGTCGATCATGGACAttagcaaaatattttctggTTTCAAATCAGTGTGTATAATGGAAAGTTGTTTATGCAAGTAATCCAACCCcaccaaaatatgaaaacagaTCTCCTTCACCCTATTAATGGGCATACCCCGGTAATCAGCATACTTGATAAGGGTCAAAAGATTATCCCCTAAGTACTCAAATACCATACAAACATGCCGCCCATTGGGACCCGAATGCTTGAAATGATCCAAGAGCTTCACTACACATTTTTTATCATCAGGGTCGCTCTCAGCAATCTGTTGCAGGATGGTTATCTCATCCATGGCCGCCTCAGTATAATGCTGGGCACTCTTTTGCACTTTCAGAGCTACAAATCGCTGCCCAGTTTGCATATTAACAAAAAAGCAGCAGGCGGCAAAAAATtaggaagaagaataaaacaaaaatatttcattaaccATTCAGTTTCTTCCAAAACGTGAgcatgtatgtgtgtatatttgCTTAAAAATGGAAACATTAATAGGGTGAAGGAGATCAAGCAAAAAGTACAGAGTGAGACAGAGAAAGGTACAGAGAAATGGGTATCCCAGGCGAGCCAGACGGTTGAGAAGTGGCCCCAGCCAAGCTTGCTCTGGACGACGTAGCGGCCGTTCTTGAAGGCGTCGCCGATTCGGACCGCGTGGTACCCTCCCCTCCTGTAGTCCTCCGTCCCTTCGTCCTCCGATGTGTAGTCGTTGCTCTCCCTCCCATCCTCCGAAGAACAACACTGATGCTGCTGTTTCTCCTCGATCTCCATCCCCTCCTCTCGATCCCCCTTCAAAATTTGCGATCTGTCACCAAATCGCTATGGTTTAGGGGCTTGCGATGTTGGGGCTTTTGAGTTCTGGGTTAGAATTCTGCGACGAGAGCGAGAGTGATTGAGAGGGAATGAAACTTCACCTAGTTTTGGTAGCACTGGGACTGCATTTGCCAAATTTGAGCCAAAATACTCGATTCTGgatttttactaaaaatttttacatttttattctttattgtttttctactctcccacctttttttttttttttttttaaacaaataggAATATTATAGATGAACTAAAGGATTACAAGTTACAAAGCTTGATGAGGTGGGAGCCCCTATAATCTTTCCAAAACTAATAGATACAACACaagatatataagaaaataggGATCTCGAGCAAAAAATGTGGCTCCCTGTAACAACCGGGCTTTAAGCCCGGCCCGTTGGAGAAGCCCAGCCCACGAGTGGATAAAGAAGGACcgaacgacgccgtttggtgaagggatttatttttcccttttacgGAAACATTGTTTCTCTCCTTCGCGTTGCCTCCCCCAGTTCTCTACAAATCCGGATCTCACTCACCCGTGCGCACCAATCCACGACTCCAGCAGTTGTATTTCATCTCCTTTTACACTCAAGGTTCAgcttttactcaattttttttcagattACTCAATTGGGTtctcagtattttttttttcttcttcttcatctcttcaccGTGTACTCAACTCAAGGTTTTGAAACTTCAAATTGTTCTTCCATTGCAGATTTTTTTCGGCTTCTTGAACAGAGTGGTAACTCCTCTCCTTTGtttattgcattttatttcttctgctTCATTCTTTTTCCGGTCCTACTCTTACGGGCTTCACTACCATTTTCGGTTTTACTCTGCTTTGACGCACACACGCACGCTGCCTGTTTAGCCGTGCATCATTTAGTCAATTTTTCTCCCCCTTTACGTAGACCATTAATTTATTCCAGTAGaaaattttgtgacttttatttCGGATTGATGTTTTTAATTGTTAAAGCAGTGGAGTGTGTTAGAATTAAGGTTGTGGATGGGCATAATCTTGGGTGTTTTGTGAGTCGgtgtttgaaatattatttcagATTCTTCGGTGTGAACAATGGATGTTTTGGAACTGGTTGTATTGAAGTTTCGtgcaaattttgaattgttgaatGATTAGAGTAATGATGCATGTACTGAAATTGTCTTATTCAAAGGTTGGAGGTAGTTTGGgttggattatgttttaattaatgaagttactgttgttggttttggaaataattataattggtTTGGTGTTTTAGAAGGtggttgttttgggttttaaatgtgAATGGGTGAAGAGAGTTGTTCGGGTTTAATTGTTAGGATAGTTATTGAGTTGTGAAAtgattgttttgatttattacttAATAAATAACAGCCTACTAGATTGgttattaaatgttggatatatgttcttttgtttaggtggtgttactattagagttccggctcaagttgttgataatacgaagaagttaggtaagcggagttcatatactagttttgcataaaataaataaaaggaggttgactttgagaataaatgtgtttattttttttttgaaaagagatgatctgaaaacaaccccagatgtttattctgcatatgcataaattctacataagagaaagtgttttttctgtcatgactggtgtagacatgagctagttttgtgcactttgtttctgaactatgtaaaagagcgaataaggaattctaaaacttttgttatgaacaaatgagaatattttgtttatgtttatctcgaacatgtgaaatgatctgaagcttttcagtgttttgttttgatgtgatgtgtcatttGAAATCCTtagcatgaagttctgattctgtatatgattgtaatcggattttcgatgaaatccgttctgtttatGTTAAGGctcagccacgggtataatggtggtttataaccctaccatgggggtgaaacatggtatacggcccaaccacgggtataatggtggtttataaccctatcacgggggtgaaatatggaaaatggcccagccacgggtataatagtggtttataaccctaccacgggggtgaaacatggaaaatggcccagccacgggtataatggtggtttataaccctaccacgggggttaaacatggtattgtcccgatgtgatattaaacgatgataagattataatatttcagtttggaaatgccaacggatgttctttttggaataagtttatttttttttaaaaatgtcgctctaaaatttttgtataagttttgtttctgcattctgaaagtaaatgttttgttcggcttatcagatgttataaatgctcatgtttacatgctagtatatgctctctgcttgctgagttgttgataaatcaccccgttaatcttcataatatttcagatgacatcgatggctcaactgaagatcagtattagaatctatggagaagatttgcattgatttgttgttgggtatctcatgatattagtgttggtgttggaggttaattatctttcttaagtttgcttcaatggatttagacggtttatggagactatgttaatgttttattatttctagttgttatttgagatatgaagaagagttgattttatttgggttattggatggaatattggataaatgagtttatttgatttatttaattgaagtatttacgttcgatttgaggtttggaaaatggatatattcttgaatttggaagtactttAGCCTTGTTAGAactgattatcaggttttatgagttaactctccggacccttgGGGTCGGGACGTTACACTCCCATCCATTTTCCACAAGAGGAAGCCACTTGAAGTGATTTTTATATAGTCTgataaacaaactataaaattaCGGTTAGAAGATGTAATAGAGACTTGTGTGCTGCATTTTGTTAGTATTGATTTGTTGAATGAGACTTTCACAACTACTTCAACTTAATCATTGGtcaggaaaaaaacaaaatataagataGTAACAATCAGAAATTGTGTCGAATCGTCGGCGAAATACCGTCACTAGTTGTGGCAGCACGTGGCGACATCAGACTCTCCAAAGTGCAGTGGTGCATGAGACATACGCACcggatttttaaattgttttattctACCTTCTAGTAGATCAGCAGCTGAAGAATCTGGTGGTGGGGTGTATGTTGGTCAAAGGAGGCTGAAAAACAACAGATCGACATATTTTGGTGTTAAGAATGgaaaattaatattcttatCCGACTTCTCTATTAATATTCTTTATTCATTGAAATACTTTGACCATTTATTGTCAATTCAGATATCATTGGATAAAGAGGATTGCTAGAGACACAAAGGGATCCCACACACACTGATATGACACACTATCAATATGCCACGTGtccatttttttctaattcctCGTTTCTccatttccctctctctcatcttttccCCTTCAGTCGTGCGCTTCAACCGTGCGTCTCACCTAACTCGGTCTCCCAGCCACAACAGTGTCGCCGCCGCCGCTTGCCGACCACTACCAGCGGGCGACCGTTCCCCCTCATCGGTCACCTCTCGACCGGACCCAGCCCCCCACAGTGCAACCCCTatccctctcctcctcccgaAATCGAGCCCCTCACACGGCTTCTCCCTCTCGCCGTTACCAGTGCAGCTGTCACAGCACAATTGCACCACCGCACCCAGCCCCTCGTCGGCATAAGCTTCTCCCCCAGCCACCGCAcccagcctctctctctctcccttctccccGAGCAGCGTCTCACTCTCTCGGTAAAGcgcctccctctctcccttatCGGCGTTCCACGTCGGGGTTGCCGCTTGGACTGCCGGCGTCTTCTGTCCACCATgaggtggtccccgaccaccatAGCCGACGCGGGGAGCGGGCATGGGGAGATGGCAGCGGGCAGGAACGAGGGAGggggagaaaggaaaaaaaaaataggagaaaCGTGGCACACTACCAGTGTGCCATGTCAGTGTGTGGAATTCCTTTGTGGAATCCCTTTGTGTTTATAGTGTTTTCCTTGGATAAATTCCCTACTTTTTGCGACTCTCAAATGCCAATGTCTGAATTCAAAACATCAAACAACAAATATTTACATTTAGTTTTTCGTATGTACCCTCACCCTGTTTGTAACATCCAGGCTGAGCAGCAAGCTCAAGTTAATAGTAAGttctataaaatttttatttgaattaatatatatgaaaaacgCACTTAAGATTCaatgaataattttagaacAGATTATGggtctaaaatttattttgacagaGTATAGAGTTTATTAAACTTGATAGTTggattaaaatcttttaatgaaTCAAGTGAGAATTGACCGAAAGATTTCTAGGATAagtcatattatttttagaggcTGAGTAGGGGCCCATAACTCACGGAAAAAACCCAAACCTTGTGTACCCAAAACCCAAACCCGTGACAACCCAGAGATCAGTTTCCACACCCACgcatgtttctctctctctctctctctctctctctctctctctatatgcACATGTATTTCTCTCTTGCATATAGAAATTGCCCAAGCCTTATTGATGCCAGCCATTGCCCAAGTCCTACCTTGTTGCACCTCCACAAGCCACCAATCCCAGGTTGTCGTTGACCCAAAACCCTCCGTCGCAGCACCTAGACAGGCTGAGAGAAAAGAAACCAACGCAAGGCTTAGTCCCACATTCAACACAGCCATAGTTACCACCGTTCCCCACCTCCCCACCGTGCACTCCTGCAATGCACCACCCACGGTCAGCAGAGGGCGATCACCACCACGGGTAGTACCACATGAGACACCGAGCACATGAATCGCACATGAAAATGCGAGCCACTTCACGCAAGCCCAACAAGCCATACCTCCTTCTCTTAAACCTCCTCCCTACACCTCCATGCTCAGCTACCTGAGATTTCTAACAGGAGTACTTTATTTGCACCGCACCGAAACAGAAGATTTATATTcccccaccgtgagccacaaACTAGCCACCACACTTCGCTAGTCCCCCTAGTAGGACCCCATGTtttgtggcccatggccaagccactagccatgTCATGACAAGGCTGGACAGCCCCACAGCAACCCCATGGGCATGCCACAGGGCCTGCCAAGACATGCCTAGGATACCCAGTGAGGCTGGTGACCAGGCCAACCCGTGCAGCACGTGCACGCCTATCGCCCACGTGCACGCCTAGCGCCCCATGcgcacgcccagcgcgcgcgcgcCCCTGCCTGAGCCATGACAGCCCGTCCAGGCAGCAGCCCCAGCATGTAGCCTCAGCTCCCAGGCccctgcctgggccatgccagccATGCCAGCACCCAGACCATTCTAGGGCCCTGTCAGCCACAAGCCAACAGCCATGCCAACCATGTTAGCCATGCCCATGGCTcatgccatgggccagcctagcccacccatgggctcatgcatgtcATGGGTCAACTTAGCCCATGtcaactatgttattttttattatttatttttatttaattatttatttttcaagggaTCTATTGAGGGTTTTCAAGTTGTAATTCTTATAAATAGAacccttagtctttgcattgacatcttttggcaaattctctagtgggtagactattttgttcttgagatcaccatTCGGTGCTAAgacacttgggctctttgggatGCAATATGTGAATCCCCTAAGAGAGGATCACAcattgcaattcgtgaataggtgtggttcaatCTATTGATCTTGTTCTTTTTATCTTTAGGgtacaattcgtgaatccctaagAATCCATTAGTCTTATGAGTATTTTCCATTCCATCTTTTATCTTCCATTTTATATCCTttgatatgattattttatgtgcattgttCTTGAATTGTTATTGAGTTGTTCTTGAGAATTCATAGTGTTCATCCACTCTTCATTGCCTTCATCCACGCATTCATCCATTTGATCCATTCCATACCACATACTCAACCACCACCTTGTTTGTCATTCTTTTCATAAATTGACACACTTTACATAAAGCCTTCCCACCATCCtacttgccctagccgaaatacCTAGCCACCATCTtccatcaaaccctagccatatTCCCCACTTACCATACTCGACCAACCTTAGTGTTGCCCTACTTTTCATAATAGTTCACATTCTTATAATTGCCATTCATCCCTCAtatccattgacctagccaaTCCCATATTTCCTATCAACTTCCATAATGTCCACTTACCATATTTAACCATACCAAAGTCGCCCATCATAAGACCCTAGCCCTACCACCCACTTACCAAATTCGGTCATCCTAAAGTCATCCATCCATCAAGAGTTCCTCTTGAGtcaacttccttaattttaggaaagttgatTCATCCCAATCACATCCCTAAAATATCTTCATCCTCTtaccaaattcaaattcaaattcaaatttaaattcaaatctcaacacaaatcccttaatttaaggaattgcaaattacttaaatcactcttcctacaatctctctaagtcaactattgacttgtcatcttaattcaaattcagCTTTCCCTCTTCACTCAAGATTCTTTCCATCTTACAAACTTCCCATATCTACACTTAAACCAACCAAATCTAGCCAATCTTCCTAAAATCAAGTCAATCCCAATCCGCCCACCttagccaccaaaccctagcctcactcttccatctcatttccaaaccctagcatcatcttaaactccaaccctaagccaactcttccaaatctcgaaatcCACCCTAACCACCtcataaaaccctagctacacttcacctTACCAACCCTAATtaccatccaagtggcccaaacatcaaaGGAAACCCCCAAGCTATCCCCATTGCATCAAACAACCCTAATCAACTCTTAGAACACTCTCACTCCATCAACTTGGCGCCACTCTCCAAGAACAAGCCCTAACCTCATCTCTTCCAttcaaccctagcctccatcatcttggCACCTCACTCAAAAACAAGTCtagccacccacattgatttgccttagcctaaacacttaACCTACCCAAgtgcatcatcttcatcattccatTACTCAAATATCATTCCTTTGGTGAAAACCAAGCAAGATAGCAAGATTACTCGGTCATCATATTCACCAAGGCAAACTCATGGTCCTTAGTGTTAAGGACAAGACCGGGGTCTCTAACACCCCCTCCCTCCATGTCATCACCACCTGCACAGAAAGTGTCGCTGGACACTTCACCCCACCCTAGTtctgttgttttcttcttgGTAAGGCCACACCTGAACCTTCCCCCATTATTTCTCTTCGTCCATCTTTTCCTCACATtagctatctctctctctcgcgcatcactttctctttctctcagtgCCATGCCACCACACTTACCACCGTCGTGCCCAACTTAGCCACCCACATTGCACTGCCTTCTCCCGCACAATAAGCCCCCTCTGTCATGCAACTCTTGTACCTAAAACTCCTAAATCTTTTAAAATGGAGATGGGTCGTTGGCCACAAGCCCATGAGGTCAAGTGACCATTACCAAAGTGCCTTTATATTTTAATAGGTGGGCTTTTACACGGgcttattcttaattcattctAGGTTGGGATGTTTAGTTTTAGATTGGGCTTGACTCTAAAAATTTGAcatgtattttaaattaagcTCGACTTTAAATAGACTTGTGATTGAGTTGGGATTAAGCTAAGTAAATATTAAGTAGATATCGATAAATTTGGAAAGTTACGATATTTTAGagttatgaaaattttataattttaagaaagtaggttattttagtatttcaagtttaagtattgaaatatgtgttcgattgaaaatttGCAGAAGTtatgtgactattttataggtaacgattaaTATTCGATCGATACTATtgtaggaaaattctgaaaagttaaaaagttcaggtaagtgAGATTCTTATACTAAAAtttgcaataaaagaaaatagactcgagttgattttatgaaaaatgtgcattatatgttttgaataaaaaattgaaaacaactCCAGTCATGTGTTCTGCATTAGTCATGAAAACtttgtataagaagaaaatattttctatcatgattggtgtagacatgagcttattttttacattatatttgtgaactatgcaaaaatgaacgaaaatgaaatatgaaaacttttgcatgatttgaaatgagatgagatgagttgagataaaactTTTGCATTATGTAGACATCTCATCGTGAAAATGctctgaatttatttttgattttgtgaagatgatatgaattcgttcagtactctattttgatatgatgtggcatctgaaaaagtTTTGgtatgactttctgattctataTCCAATTATGTTCTGGTTCCGATTATGTTTTTGTTCTATTCAGTTAAAACCCCACCATAGGTGATAATAATGGTATACAATCCTACCACAgataataatagtgaaatgcGGCCCTACTACCGGTAATAATAATGGTGTACGGCTCTGTCACGGGcgataatagtggtatacggccctgccatgggtgataatagtggtctTTCTTTGAGTGCACACCACTTTGGTGACAGGatgatttatgttctacttgacTATCCGCAGATGCATAACCCTACCAtagggttaaacatgatatatatccTGATatgatactctgatatgatgataatgctcagttatgctatgtcaaatcatagttttgaataagaatatttccaTACGTTCgttgtgatatttttttataacattttatagttCTGCATTATGAAGCTAAagatgttttgttctacattctgaattctgtaaatgcttgtgtttatatattagtatatgttatttgcttactgaattgttgataactcaccccttatctccataatatttttagataattttgacgGTTCAGCTGAAAATCAAGAGTAATGAGCAAGAACAAGATTAGATGATCGTAAAGGAATAGGTGCCATAGGGTACAAATAATTATTAGAGAGTCTTATTcaatagatatattattttatgtggattttagtatttgagacatgaatattttaaatttttatggagaTATTAGTTTGTTATGTTGAGGTCTTTCTTTGGTGTTCTTgtggaggaacatatatttggttttgaacaagtgaatatatattttatagagtttttgaagtatttataattgtgttatgagaaataattttagGTAATAGG
Encoded proteins:
- the LOC121267974 gene encoding SRSF protein kinase 2-like, giving the protein MEIEEKQQHQCCSSEDGRESNDYTSEDEGTEDYRRGGYHAVRIGDAFKNGRYVVQSKLGWGHFSTVWLAWDTHFSRFVALKVQKSAQHYTEAAMDEITILQQIAESDPDDKKCVVKLLDHFKHSGPNGRHVCMVFEYLGDNLLTLIKYADYRGMPINRVKEICFHILVGLDYLHKQLSIIHTDLKPENILLMSMIDPAKDPRKSGAPLVLPNSKDMAAVEYGAIKDNETVNGDLTRNQKKKIRRKTKRAVQECAEKEVSAETEADPESSGAVESSPNSKLNVGCGEDQPTSSVNRLSDADVTKGTGQEKHCGKKGDRFNRQKLLASVDLKCKLVDFGNACWTYKQFTNDIQTRQYRCPEVILGSKYSTSADLWSFACICFELATGDVLFDPHSGDNFDRDEDHLALMMELLGMMPRKIALGGRYSRDFFNRYGDLRHIRRLRFWPLNKVLIEKYDFSEQDANDMTSFLVPILDFVPEKRPTAGQCLLHPWIDAGPRLLEPSMPSNQNQAVDSVISEKKREKDEREAMEAGMGNIVINSESKPVKDSPGNGKPSEGASSSSSSIWF